From the Paenibacillus sp. R14(2021) genome, the window TGCGGAATATAAATCCGACTTCTTTTCATTGCAAAGAGATATTACGGATCGGGCGGCGGAATACTTTGCAAACTATGAATATTTGGACTCCCTCTATATATTTGGTGAAAACGGAATGGTGGTAGGAGGCACTGCTCAAAAAAACCAAAGTATCTTAGATCCTGAGAAGTCGTATCCGTTTTACCAATCTGATTTATATTCGTTGGCCAAGCAAAAGTTCCCGGCGTTATTTTGGACGGGTGGACTCGAGTCAAGCGATTTTCTACGCATTAATGATACCGTCGTATCTCCTGAAGCGGATAATGTAATCACTGCAGTTCGGGGCGTAAAGCCCATCGAAGCTTCAAAGATGAGTGCGACCATGGTTATCAACATTAAAGAAAGCAAAATGAGCTCTATTTATAATGCCTTACAAAATTCTGCGAACAGTAACATGTCAATCGTGAATGAGTCCGGTCAAATTATTTCCAGTACAGATTTATCGAACATCGGTAAACCACAAACCTATTTTAGTCAATATCAGGGAAAAGGAGACCTTGGCAGCTTTTCGGTTAAGAAAAACAAACATAAGGAATTGGTTATCTATTACCGAATGGAAACAACAGGTTGGTACTTATACAGTGAAGTGCCTGAAGCCGAATATTTACAGGATATTGGTGCCATGAGGCAGTTTTTTATTCTGATGTTCGTACTCTCCATCATTCTTATGACCATATTCACTTCCTTGTGGATTCACCGGATTATGAGACCATTAAACGAACTGGTAAAAGGAATGAAACTGGTGGGAAGAGGGCATCTTGGACTAAAGTTAAAACCCGTCGCAGATCAGGAAATTGGTTACGTCATAGATCAGTTCAATACGATGTCGGACAACATCCTTTTCTTTAAGAACAAGAGTGAACAGGATGAGTTGGAGAAGCGCCGCTTAGAACTTGAAATGCTGCGGGCGCAAATCAATCCACATTTTTTGTATAACACACTGAACACGATTAAATGGATGGCTGTTGTGATTCAAGCGGAGAATATTCGGCAATGTGTCACGAGCTTGGGCAAGCTTCTGCGACCCATTTATTCGGAAACAACACCGATTTGCACTATTGAAGAGGAGATTTCCTATGTACAGGACTATATCAACATTATGAATTACCGTTTTGGTGGAGAGATTAACTTTGTCCTTGACGTAAGTGAAGACTTTCTCGAATGCAAAATACCAAGGTTGATCCTTCAGCCTATCATTGAGAATGCTCTTATGCACGGAAAAATGAAACAAGGCGTGATTAGCGTTAACGCTGCCCAAGTGAACGGGATTATGCAATTGTCAATTCAGGACAACGGTATAGGCCTGGAAGAGTCAGAAGTAAAGAGAATTAACGCTGGTATTCGGACCGGATTTCGAACGGATGACGGTGAAAAACAGTCGGTAGGTTTGTTTAATGTAAACAAACGGGTCCAACTTCATTTCGGGGAAAGATACGGCTTACAGCTTAAAAGCGAACGGGGAAAAGGCACCGAAATTTTGGTGTCGCTGCCGTATGAACGAGTCCAAAAATCGTAGAATTGTTCATGTTAGGGGAACGTCGCTCCTTATAAGATAAATGTACAACCTTAAATCAAAGCGAAAGGTGGTGTTTGTTACATGATAAAAGTAAAAAAGCAATTTGCTCTAAGCTTCTTGGTAAAATATTCAGAATATTTGTGCAAACGGTTACAAGGCTACCGAATTTCGCAATAATTGTTTCTTATGCTCAGACCGATCAAAGGTTAAAGAAAGTCACGTTAGGTGTTGCACTCTCTAAAGAGTGTTCATCATAGATAAAAGTTTTATATAAGGGGGAATTGTTTTGCCAATCAAAAAGAGCTGGAAAACGATCAGTACTGGAGTCATAGCTCTCATGCTCCTTGCAGGCTGTTCGGGCAATAACGGGGGAGGAGCTTCCGGAGAAGCAACGGATGGGAATATATCCGGTACCAAGTCCGTGATGCTAGAAACCGTGTTGAAAGACGCCAATAAAACGTTCGAACAAACGGATGTGTACAAAGAAATCATAAAAGAAACCGGAATCAACTTCAGCATTGAAGCCTATGACCCCAATAAATTTAAAGTTCAAATGGCTGGCGGAGATTTGCCCGATATCATCCAAGTTGACAGCACTAATTACAAGCAAATGATCGATGGAAATTTGCTGCTGCCTCTGGATGAGCTGGTAAAGACCAACGGTAAAGATATATTGACCCCGACGTTTAAAGATGGACTAGACTTCAGTCGTAAATTCTGGAGTAATGGGACAGGCAAACTATATTTTATACCAAGTGGTCATGTGGGGCCGATTGGATTCAATCAAAGCTTGGATGTAGGTTGGTCCACGCGTTGGGACTACTACAAGGAGCTTGGTTATCCCAAAATCCGCAACGAAGACGACATGTTGAATGTTCTGGAACAAATGGTAAAAAAACATTCCACTACTTCCGACGGTAAACCGGTCTACGGTGTGAGTACCTGGAACGATTGGGGAGCTTGGGGAGTGACCATGCCTATGGCCATTCCTTATGGATACGTGAATATGTCATATTGGGGCGTCATACCTAATGTCTCTGGAGAGCTGATTGATAATTACGCGAACCCGGATAGCCCGCTGTGGAAAACTGCGGCCTTCTTCTTCAAAG encodes:
- a CDS encoding sensor histidine kinase, which produces MSSVKCGLNQRGLGKMHLLWLKIKGPGSLWRSIRVRLVLTVLLVTCFVISVFSYYSYSKTVDLIRNRTQDTTFRQFKQTEYNIQNFMAEVDQLSKTFLLDDRVQKILNVNAEYKSDFFSLQRDITDRAAEYFANYEYLDSLYIFGENGMVVGGTAQKNQSILDPEKSYPFYQSDLYSLAKQKFPALFWTGGLESSDFLRINDTVVSPEADNVITAVRGVKPIEASKMSATMVINIKESKMSSIYNALQNSANSNMSIVNESGQIISSTDLSNIGKPQTYFSQYQGKGDLGSFSVKKNKHKELVIYYRMETTGWYLYSEVPEAEYLQDIGAMRQFFILMFVLSIILMTIFTSLWIHRIMRPLNELVKGMKLVGRGHLGLKLKPVADQEIGYVIDQFNTMSDNILFFKNKSEQDELEKRRLELEMLRAQINPHFLYNTLNTIKWMAVVIQAENIRQCVTSLGKLLRPIYSETTPICTIEEEISYVQDYINIMNYRFGGEINFVLDVSEDFLECKIPRLILQPIIENALMHGKMKQGVISVNAAQVNGIMQLSIQDNGIGLEESEVKRINAGIRTGFRTDDGEKQSVGLFNVNKRVQLHFGERYGLQLKSERGKGTEILVSLPYERVQKS